The Nitrospira tepida genome includes a window with the following:
- a CDS encoding OmpP1/FadL family transporter, translating to MRTRPISQARLPVLGRMPLALLALWMVMGTPQAADAVNGLNLIGSGGWSSALAGADTAIALDFTTMNTNPAGMSRITEWTAGLSFGTIKPNSRFQNVANNVEGSDDALLFTNFGYIKALAGTPISLGIGFFTTGGIATDFRGLRTPFALDDRTGSQLRHYKVTPSVSIQLTDSLSIGASIGLSYADAALTVLPNTPTGFAIEGSCTHHSGLAPPGGTCAYALGITPKFGIMYQVTDRLTLGLAYTMGTNLPLRNGRGTQNLGPLGTASFDVKATGLKWADDLSVGLSYRPTDALLLALKFQWINWDGALNNIVIDFTNGSNPLAPTSQAVVPFNWRDQYVTALGAAYDLTTSLNLHGGYNFGNNPTRSTSLDPTTANITEHHFVGGLLYRITPSLWLDSNFTYVLAGTQTYNSPLYGPNTTSRVGGYELIFTLGYWPKS from the coding sequence ATGAGGACGCGCCCGATCTCGCAGGCGCGGCTGCCGGTCCTCGGCCGGATGCCGCTTGCCTTGCTCGCACTGTGGATGGTGATGGGAACGCCGCAGGCCGCCGATGCGGTCAACGGCCTGAACCTCATTGGATCGGGAGGCTGGTCTTCTGCCCTCGCCGGCGCCGACACCGCCATCGCCCTGGACTTTACGACGATGAATACCAACCCGGCGGGCATGAGTCGGATCACCGAATGGACGGCGGGCTTGTCGTTCGGCACGATCAAGCCGAACAGCCGATTTCAGAATGTCGCGAACAACGTCGAGGGCAGCGACGATGCGCTGCTGTTCACCAACTTCGGGTATATCAAGGCGCTGGCTGGCACACCGATCTCCCTAGGAATCGGATTTTTCACGACGGGTGGCATCGCCACCGATTTCAGAGGGCTCCGCACCCCCTTCGCGCTCGATGATCGAACGGGCAGCCAACTGCGCCATTACAAGGTTACGCCGTCCGTGTCCATCCAACTCACGGACAGCCTGTCGATCGGCGCGTCGATCGGGCTCTCCTATGCCGACGCGGCGTTGACGGTCTTGCCCAACACCCCGACCGGGTTTGCCATCGAAGGGTCCTGCACCCACCACAGCGGCTTGGCCCCTCCCGGCGGCACCTGCGCCTACGCGCTCGGGATTACCCCCAAGTTCGGGATCATGTACCAGGTCACCGACCGTCTCACCCTCGGCCTGGCCTACACGATGGGAACGAATCTCCCGCTTCGCAACGGGCGCGGAACCCAAAACCTAGGCCCGCTCGGAACCGCCAGCTTCGATGTCAAGGCGACGGGGCTGAAATGGGCGGACGACCTGTCCGTCGGGCTCTCGTACCGTCCCACCGACGCGCTGCTGCTGGCGTTGAAATTTCAGTGGATCAATTGGGACGGCGCCCTCAACAACATCGTCATCGACTTCACGAACGGGAGCAACCCGTTGGCCCCGACCAGCCAGGCGGTCGTGCCGTTCAATTGGCGCGACCAGTACGTGACCGCCCTCGGCGCCGCCTACGACCTCACCACGTCCCTGAATCTTCATGGCGGTTACAATTTCGGGAACAATCCCACCCGTTCGACCTCATTGGACCCGACCACCGCCAACATCACCGAGCACCATTTCGTGGGCGGCCTGTTGTATCGGATCACACCCTCCCTCTGGTTGGATTCGAACTTCACCTATGTCCTCGCCGGCACGCAAACCTACAACAGCCCCCTTTACGGGCCCAATACCACCAGCCGCGTGGGCGGGTATGAGTTGATCTTTACGCTCGGGTATTGGCCCAAGAGCTGA
- a CDS encoding PAS domain-containing protein, whose product MTTPTHSLQPATASRPPDPSHPRQSRDRRETIHGEQIRLLFANAPFALLISSLNALILVLVQRHVVAPRILLAWVGYMLVVIVGRLALVYAFLHRSESRHDLRRWERWFLTGTLLGGLGWGATGIWMIPSNSHAHQVFIPFLLAGTIAGAVIALSPRREAFLCFAVPTLGPLVWTLFAEGEPFSIAIGSMTGLFAALSIAIAERMYRTITASLELRFDNQTLITDLRRQVEQRRQAEEALHQAYGDLDRRVQERTAELAHANEALRAEVFERQKIALALQESVERFNRAVLGSREGIWDVRWTSPDWFHPDQPIYYSPRFTELLGYAMDEFPGVMDSWMSRIHPDDAGRVFSALRRHLEERARFDIEFRMFTKGGDCRWFAARGQAIWDESGTPVHMSGSLLDVTEHKTLEEQLLQAQKLEAVGRLAAGVAHDFNNLLTPILGYAEVLLTKAPPDSLEAKRLLDIRRAALHGATLVRQLLAFGRKQPVTPTVLDLNRQIRESEDLLRRTLGEDIELLLDLTPDLKPVKLDPTQLQQVILNLAANARDAMPDGGCLTFATASLLLNEDQAELPPGHYVCLTVTDTGAGMGPDVLQRAFEPFFTTKEVGQGSGLGLSVVEGIVSQAGGKISITSQVDIGTSFHILLPEAHSPTQAPIDLHAHPDQATGTILLVEDDPVVREYAGTLLQELGYQVLIACHGQEALAIAQQHDGDIHAVMTDVVMPGMSGPELAGRLVKIRPMLRVLYVSGYQEDRLIRHNATTPVGLILAKPFTRQELTGKLRELLLDASSPSKGSNQS is encoded by the coding sequence ATGACCACCCCCACACATAGCCTTCAGCCGGCAACCGCCTCTCGTCCTCCCGATCCCAGCCATCCCCGCCAGTCGCGCGACCGCCGCGAGACGATTCACGGGGAACAGATCCGGCTGTTGTTCGCCAACGCCCCCTTCGCGCTGCTGATCTCCTCGTTGAACGCCTTGATTCTCGTGCTGGTGCAGCGCCACGTCGTCGCGCCCCGCATCCTGCTGGCATGGGTCGGATATATGCTGGTGGTGATCGTCGGGCGGCTGGCCCTCGTGTACGCCTTCTTGCATCGTTCGGAATCCCGCCACGATCTCCGCCGTTGGGAGCGGTGGTTTCTTACGGGCACGCTGCTCGGGGGATTGGGATGGGGCGCGACCGGGATATGGATGATTCCGTCGAATTCCCACGCTCACCAGGTCTTTATCCCCTTCCTGCTGGCCGGCACCATCGCCGGAGCCGTGATCGCCCTCTCGCCCAGACGGGAAGCGTTTCTCTGTTTCGCCGTGCCGACGCTGGGCCCGCTGGTCTGGACGCTGTTTGCCGAGGGCGAACCGTTCTCGATCGCCATCGGCTCCATGACCGGCCTCTTCGCCGCCCTGTCCATCGCCATCGCCGAACGGATGTACCGCACCATCACCGCCTCACTCGAGCTGCGGTTCGATAACCAAACCTTGATCACGGATCTGCGGAGGCAGGTCGAGCAACGGCGCCAGGCTGAGGAGGCGCTCCATCAGGCCTACGGCGATCTGGATCGACGGGTCCAGGAACGGACCGCGGAACTGGCCCACGCCAACGAGGCGCTGCGGGCCGAGGTGTTCGAACGCCAGAAGATCGCGCTGGCGCTCCAGGAGAGCGTCGAACGGTTCAACCGGGCGGTGCTGGGATCGCGGGAAGGCATCTGGGACGTCCGCTGGACGTCGCCGGATTGGTTCCATCCGGATCAGCCCATCTATTATTCGCCGCGGTTCACCGAGCTTTTAGGCTATGCCATGGACGAATTCCCCGGCGTCATGGACAGCTGGATGTCCCGCATCCATCCCGACGATGCAGGCCGCGTGTTCAGCGCCCTCCGCCGCCACCTGGAGGAGCGGGCGCGCTTCGATATCGAGTTCCGCATGTTCACCAAGGGTGGAGACTGCCGGTGGTTTGCCGCGCGAGGCCAGGCGATCTGGGATGAATCGGGCACGCCGGTCCACATGTCCGGCTCCCTGCTCGACGTCACGGAGCACAAGACGCTCGAAGAGCAACTGTTGCAGGCCCAAAAGCTGGAGGCGGTGGGCCGGCTGGCGGCGGGAGTGGCGCACGACTTCAACAACCTGCTCACGCCTATCCTGGGCTACGCGGAGGTGTTGCTGACCAAAGCGCCGCCCGACAGCCTCGAAGCCAAGCGCCTCCTGGATATCAGGCGCGCCGCCCTGCACGGCGCCACGCTCGTCCGCCAGCTCCTGGCCTTCGGCCGCAAACAACCGGTCACCCCGACCGTGTTGGATCTCAACCGGCAGATTCGCGAGAGCGAGGACCTGCTCCGGCGGACGCTGGGAGAGGATATCGAGCTGTTGCTTGATCTCACCCCCGACCTCAAGCCGGTCAAGCTCGACCCGACTCAGTTGCAGCAGGTCATTCTTAATCTGGCGGCCAACGCGCGCGACGCCATGCCGGACGGCGGCTGCCTGACCTTCGCGACGGCCAGCCTGTTGCTGAACGAGGACCAGGCCGAACTGCCGCCGGGGCACTATGTCTGCCTCACCGTCACCGATACGGGCGCCGGGATGGGTCCCGATGTCCTGCAACGCGCCTTCGAACCGTTCTTCACCACCAAGGAAGTGGGGCAGGGATCGGGTTTGGGCTTATCCGTGGTCGAAGGGATCGTATCGCAGGCCGGCGGCAAGATCAGCATCACCAGCCAAGTGGACATCGGAACCTCGTTTCATATCCTGCTCCCCGAAGCCCATTCGCCGACCCAGGCCCCGATCGACCTTCACGCGCATCCGGATCAGGCCACCGGCACCATTCTGCTCGTGGAAGATGATCCGGTGGTGCGGGAATATGCCGGCACGCTGTTGCAGGAACTCGGCTACCAGGTGCTGATCGCCTGCCATGGACAGGAGGCATTGGCGATCGCCCAGCAGCATGACGGGGACATCCACGCGGTGATGACGGACGTGGTCATGCCCGGTATGAGCGGCCCCGAACTGGCCGGCCGGCTGGTCAAGATTCGCCCGATGCTGCGGGTCCTGTATGTCTCCGGCTATCAGGAAGACCGGTTGATCCGGCACAACGCCACGACGCCGGTCGGTTTGATTCTCGCAAAACCTTTTACTCGTCAGGAACTCACCGGTAAACTGCGCGAATTGTTGCTTGATGCCTCCTCCCCTTCCAAGGGCTCGAACCAGAGTTAG
- a CDS encoding TIGR00645 family protein, translated as MPRVEQAFETVVFASRWIQAPLYGGLIVAELLYAYKFLVELWEMVHHIGDISETVFMLGVLSLIDITMVANLLTMVVIGGYATFVSKLDLDGHPDRPDWLSHVDPGTIKVKLAASLIGISSIHLLKAFVNVSNVPPEHIQWQILIHMTFLGSAILLAWTDKLMQRDRKHGS; from the coding sequence GTGCCGCGAGTCGAGCAGGCGTTTGAGACCGTCGTCTTCGCCAGCCGCTGGATTCAGGCTCCGCTGTACGGCGGCCTGATCGTCGCGGAACTGCTTTACGCCTACAAGTTCCTGGTCGAACTCTGGGAGATGGTGCATCACATCGGAGACATCTCCGAGACCGTCTTCATGCTCGGCGTGCTGTCCCTGATCGACATCACCATGGTCGCCAATTTGCTGACCATGGTCGTGATCGGCGGCTACGCCACCTTCGTCAGCAAGCTGGATCTCGATGGCCATCCGGACCGGCCGGACTGGCTCAGCCACGTCGACCCGGGCACGATCAAGGTCAAGCTCGCCGCTTCGCTGATCGGCATTTCGAGCATCCACCTGCTGAAAGCCTTCGTCAACGTGAGCAACGTGCCGCCGGAACACATTCAATGGCAGATCCTGATCCACATGACATTTCTCGGATCGGCCATTCTGTTGGCATGGACCGACAAGCTCATGCAACGGGACCGCAAGCACGGGTCCTAG
- a CDS encoding response regulator → MSKAKPRAISVLVVDDHEVVLAGIRSVLQLVPDIRMVGASDTAGRGLAEAARLKPDVVLLDIRLPDRSGIDICRDILSACPETRVLFLTSYADEDTVRAAVLAGAHGYVLKDIRTSTLVDTIRAVASGESLLDPTVAKKTLSWLRNLAAKHATSKARRLSPQEERILPLIAQGKTNKEIALAMHLSEKTVKNYLANMYDKLGITRRSQAAAFYVEQGRNGLGSFTE, encoded by the coding sequence ATGAGTAAGGCCAAGCCGCGCGCCATCTCCGTGCTGGTCGTCGACGATCACGAGGTGGTCCTGGCCGGCATTCGCAGCGTGCTCCAATTGGTGCCGGATATCCGGATGGTCGGCGCCTCGGACACCGCCGGAAGGGGTCTGGCCGAAGCCGCCCGCCTGAAGCCGGACGTCGTCCTGCTCGACATCCGACTGCCGGACCGCAGCGGCATCGACATCTGCCGGGATATCCTGTCGGCCTGCCCTGAGACGCGCGTGCTGTTTCTCACGAGCTACGCGGACGAAGACACGGTGCGCGCCGCCGTCCTGGCGGGCGCGCACGGCTACGTGCTGAAGGACATCCGCACCAGCACGCTCGTCGATACGATCCGGGCCGTCGCCTCGGGAGAATCGCTGCTCGACCCCACGGTGGCCAAGAAAACCCTGTCGTGGCTGCGCAATCTCGCCGCGAAACATGCCACCTCGAAAGCCCGTCGCTTGTCCCCTCAGGAAGAGCGCATTCTCCCGCTCATCGCCCAAGGAAAGACGAACAAGGAAATCGCGCTCGCCATGCACCTGAGCGAGAAGACCGTGAAAAATTATCTCGCGAACATGTACGACAAACTCGGCATCACGCGGCGCTCCCAGGCCGCCGCCTTCTACGTCGAGCAGGGACGCAACGGGCTCGGGTCATTCACCGAGTGA
- a CDS encoding sensor histidine kinase, with protein sequence MAPSQSVDDPLLTEVFQLRLRVTELERQLSQSPACDVLNRYRALFLQSVEAMVFLDDQGRYAEQNPAHAGLLEYTDEDLYGHTPALAMGQPAYAAIGRQLAANGMFRGEIVARTKTGRALSLDISMFAIADRNGAVAGTVGIFRDLTGQRTTQDDQRRFVQQVMEVVPDLISIVGPDYRYRRVNPMYLRAHGMPEDRILGAHVADILGQDTFRNLVKPQLDRCFKGEEVADDAWFTFRAIDPKYMAVRYSPLRGPDGTVEAAAVIARDMTAAREAEEELRRANRELEARMFERTKSLETANAALRLSEERFRTLYEDTPSMYFTVDQTGSVLSVNRFGARQLGFEPHELIGSSVLQVFPEDQQGPAGNALERAFQAPHEIHHWKLRKIRKDGTELWVEETVRVIKNADGSPVALIDCRDVTEFEQAEAERRRAEEQLRNTTDQLETLVRLSPLAIVSLNEQGQVIRWNPAAERIFGWSEQEVLGRELPYVPSGMEQEADAMWERGLAGLVQPGIELRRQRKDGRLIDISLWPAISRDQNGRITSIFGILEEITSRKEAEASLRKQRAFLRQVIDLSPNFVLAKDRNGRFTLANQAVADAYGTTVEALVGKTDADFSINRKELAHFRDMDLRVFDTGAEIFIREEPLTDSTGKVRWLQTVKRPLTNEQGVADQVLVIATDITERRAGEQALRRSEEHLRLALEERERLSQDLHDGILQSLYGVGLGLDTAGRLMDAAPRKAKREFAHSISQLNRTIEEVRSFITGLHFDSLEGDRFKEALRSVIGVYGSSCQTQFVVQVSPKAVAPLTQQQRLHLLNLAREAVSNSIRHGRAREVRVRLRRYRGGVRLEIGDNGSGFDPATVKPSGFGLNNMTARAARMGGRFLVQSRVGRGTTVVIELPQGGSHE encoded by the coding sequence ATGGCCCCTTCCCAGTCAGTGGACGATCCTCTCCTAACCGAGGTCTTCCAGCTCCGCCTGCGCGTCACCGAGTTGGAACGGCAGTTGTCGCAATCGCCGGCCTGCGACGTCTTGAATCGGTACCGGGCTCTGTTCCTCCAATCGGTCGAGGCCATGGTCTTTCTCGATGATCAGGGCCGATACGCGGAACAGAATCCCGCCCATGCCGGCCTGCTCGAATATACCGATGAGGATCTGTACGGCCACACGCCCGCGCTTGCTATGGGGCAACCCGCCTATGCCGCCATCGGCCGGCAACTGGCGGCGAACGGCATGTTCCGGGGCGAGATCGTGGCCCGGACCAAGACCGGGCGCGCCCTCTCCCTCGACATCTCGATGTTCGCCATCGCCGACCGGAACGGCGCCGTGGCCGGCACGGTCGGCATATTCCGTGACCTCACCGGACAACGGACAACGCAGGACGACCAGCGCCGATTCGTCCAGCAGGTCATGGAGGTCGTCCCGGACCTTATCTCGATCGTCGGCCCGGATTACCGCTACCGGCGGGTAAATCCCATGTATCTGCGTGCGCACGGCATGCCGGAAGATCGGATTCTCGGCGCCCATGTGGCCGACATCCTCGGCCAAGACACCTTTAGGAACCTGGTCAAGCCCCAGCTCGACCGATGTTTCAAGGGGGAAGAGGTGGCCGACGACGCATGGTTCACCTTCCGAGCGATCGACCCCAAATATATGGCGGTGCGCTATTCCCCCCTCAGGGGTCCGGACGGAACCGTCGAGGCGGCGGCCGTCATCGCGCGGGATATGACGGCGGCCAGGGAGGCGGAGGAGGAACTCCGCCGGGCAAACCGCGAACTTGAAGCTCGGATGTTCGAGCGCACCAAGAGTCTGGAGACCGCCAACGCCGCCCTCCGCCTCAGCGAGGAACGGTTTCGGACCCTCTATGAAGACACGCCCTCGATGTACTTCACCGTGGACCAAACCGGGTCCGTCCTCTCGGTCAATCGCTTCGGCGCCCGCCAACTGGGATTCGAGCCGCATGAGCTGATCGGCTCTTCCGTTCTCCAGGTCTTTCCCGAGGACCAACAGGGCCCTGCCGGCAACGCGCTGGAGCGGGCGTTTCAGGCTCCGCACGAGATCCATCATTGGAAACTCCGAAAGATCCGCAAAGACGGTACGGAACTCTGGGTCGAGGAAACGGTGCGCGTCATCAAGAATGCCGACGGTTCTCCCGTCGCTTTGATCGACTGCCGGGACGTGACTGAATTCGAACAGGCGGAGGCGGAACGGCGGCGCGCCGAGGAACAATTGCGGAACACGACCGACCAACTCGAAACGCTGGTCCGGCTCTCTCCCCTGGCCATCGTGAGCCTGAATGAGCAGGGCCAGGTCATCCGATGGAATCCCGCGGCGGAACGGATATTCGGATGGTCGGAGCAGGAGGTGCTGGGACGCGAGCTTCCATATGTGCCGTCCGGCATGGAACAGGAGGCCGATGCCATGTGGGAGAGGGGCCTCGCGGGACTCGTTCAACCTGGCATCGAACTGCGCCGGCAACGCAAGGACGGCCGCCTGATCGACATCAGCCTGTGGCCCGCCATCTCCCGGGATCAGAACGGCCGGATCACGAGCATTTTCGGCATCCTCGAAGAAATTACGTCGCGCAAAGAGGCGGAAGCCTCCCTGCGCAAACAACGGGCCTTCCTCCGCCAGGTCATCGATTTGAGTCCCAATTTTGTCCTGGCCAAGGATCGGAACGGGCGGTTCACCCTGGCCAACCAGGCGGTGGCCGACGCCTATGGGACCACGGTCGAAGCCCTGGTCGGCAAGACGGATGCGGATTTCAGCATCAACCGGAAGGAGCTGGCGCACTTTCGGGATATGGATTTGCGCGTCTTCGACACCGGAGCGGAGATCTTCATTCGAGAGGAACCCCTCACCGATTCAACGGGCAAGGTCCGCTGGTTGCAGACCGTGAAACGACCCCTCACCAACGAGCAGGGGGTGGCGGATCAGGTCCTTGTGATCGCCACCGACATCACCGAGCGCAGAGCCGGCGAACAGGCGCTGCGCCGGAGCGAAGAGCATCTTCGTCTCGCCTTGGAAGAACGCGAGCGCCTGAGCCAGGATCTGCATGACGGCATCCTGCAATCCCTCTACGGCGTCGGTTTGGGGCTCGATACGGCCGGCCGGCTCATGGACGCCGCGCCGCGCAAGGCCAAGCGGGAGTTTGCCCATTCCATCTCGCAGCTCAACCGCACGATCGAAGAGGTGCGCAGTTTCATCACCGGGTTGCACTTCGATTCGTTGGAGGGTGATCGGTTCAAGGAGGCGCTCAGGTCGGTGATCGGCGTCTACGGCAGTTCCTGCCAGACCCAGTTTGTGGTACAGGTCTCTCCCAAGGCGGTGGCGCCGCTCACGCAGCAGCAACGCTTGCATCTTCTGAATCTGGCTCGCGAAGCGGTCAGCAATTCGATCCGGCACGGGCGGGCCCGCGAAGTGCGCGTCCGTCTGCGCCGGTATCGCGGCGGGGTCCGCCTTGAGATCGGGGACAACGGATCGGGGTTCGATCCGGCGACGGTCAAGCCCTCCGGCTTCGGCCTGAACAATATGACGGCGCGCGCCGCAAGGATGGGGGGCCGATTCCTCGTGCAGTCGCGCGTGGGGCGAGGGACCACGGTTGTGATCGAACTGCCCCAGGGAGGCTCGCATGAGTAA
- a CDS encoding response regulator — translation MPSVLIVDDLEPLRSLIRFSLEREGFQVSEASNGREALERYRTAPADIVLLDLSMPECDGPTTLRRFKQEFPQTRSRFILLSGDPGRAEPAHSPHLNGANGFHCTIAKPFELDTFVDLVRREYAAKVADDAGLISDLTSNTAAGSFGPPLSLTS, via the coding sequence ATGCCTTCCGTCTTGATCGTCGATGATCTGGAGCCGCTGCGCAGTTTGATCCGTTTTTCGCTGGAACGGGAAGGATTTCAGGTATCCGAGGCCTCGAACGGCCGGGAGGCGCTGGAGCGTTACCGGACCGCGCCGGCTGACATCGTGCTGCTCGACCTGTCTATGCCGGAATGTGACGGTCCGACCACGCTCCGCCGGTTCAAGCAGGAATTTCCGCAGACCCGGTCTCGTTTCATCCTCCTCTCGGGCGATCCCGGCCGCGCAGAGCCGGCCCACTCCCCTCACCTGAACGGCGCCAACGGGTTTCATTGCACCATTGCCAAGCCGTTCGAACTGGACACATTCGTCGATCTCGTGCGGCGGGAATATGCGGCCAAGGTGGCAGACGATGCGGGTCTCATCTCCGACCTGACCTCAAACACCGCGGCCGGCTCGTTCGGCCCCCCTCTTTCCCTCACATCCTAG